The region ACATGGTTCATTGAAGAGTTTGAGTTCGGTTAACCGAACAAATGGAGCCTTCTTCGTTCTTTGGAATCAAAGCTGCCTGAATCTGAGTTGCCGCTGCATCAGATCTAGACCATTTCTCCCTTGAGGCCCCTCCAGAGAGAGTGAGCCGAAATCAATGATCAGTGAGTCATCCACCGGTCTTCCATCTGGGGTGTTGCTCCGAGGGAAGCACGACAGTCGCTCGTCGTCAGGGTGGATAGGAAGTTGTTCACGCACGACAAGGCTCATTCAATGACCACCTCCGCCAAAGCGACATCGATCCGGCTGTGGGATTTCAAGACCCCACCCATGCGTGCGTTCCACATGTCCTGGTTCGCGTTTTTTCTGTGTTTTTTCGCATGGTTCGGCATCGCACCACTGATGCCAGTCGTTCGCGATGAAATGCACCTCAGCAAGGATCAGGTGGGCTGGTGCATTATTGGATCGGTCGCGATCACAGTTCTTGCGCGGCTCTATGTCGGCTGGCTTTGCGACCGGATCGGCCCCCGTCTGGCATATAGCGGGCTGTTGGTGCTCGCTTCAATCCCTGTGATGGGAATCGGACTGGCCCACGATTTCACGACGTTTTTAATGTTCCGCATCGCGATCGGTGCCATCGGTGCGTCGTTTGTGATCACGCAGTATCACACTTCGATCATGTTTGCAAAGAACTGTGTTGGCACAGCAAACGCCACTACTGCCGGTTGGGGGAATCTTGGGGGCGGGGTGACGCAAATGGTCATGCCCACGCTCTTTGCACTTCTCATGGTCGCGTTCGGGTTGTCAACGGCCAGTTCTTGGCGATTCTGTATGCTGCTGGCCGGAGTGGTCTGCGCTATCACGGGGATCGCTTACTTTTTCCTCACGCAGGATACTCCAGAGGGAAACTTTGCAGAGCTTCGCGCTACTGGGAAAATGTCTCAAAAGTCGGCAGTCAAGGGAACGTTTCAAGAAGCTTGTCGCGACTACCGCGTCTGGATTCTGTTTCTCGTCTATGGGGCCTGTTTCGGGATGGAACTGACGCTCGACAACATCGCGGCACTCTATTTCATCGACTATTTCGAAGAGCTGAAAACGGCTGATCCAGTCTACGCGCTGGGCATCGCAGGGTTCGTTGCAGGACTCTTTGGTTCAATGAACCTCTTCGCCCGCGCGCTGGGCGGCATCGCTTCAGATCGGTGTGCGGCGAAGTGGGCCCTGTCGGGCCGGGTCCGCTGTCTGTTCATTGTCGTCCTGCTGGAAGGGATGGCTCTTATGCTCTTCTCGCAGGCCCGAACCTTGCAGTTTGCCATTCCCGCGATGCTGCTATTAGGTCTCTTTGTCAAAATGTCGAATGGGGCGACTTATGCGGTCGTGCCATTCATCAACAAGCGGGCACTCGGTTCGGTCTCCGGGATCGTTGGAGCCGGTGGAAATGCGGCGGCTGTCGCGGCTGGATTTCTTTTCAAAAGTTCGGTGGTGTCCTGGCCGACGGCTCTGTTCATTCTCGGGGTGATCGTGACGCTGGTATCAGTCAGCATACTAGCCATCCGCTTCGCGCCTCAAATCGAAAGCGAAGAGGCCACGCTTCCGATCCTGACAGGAGACGAGGCGGCCCCCGTTTTACCAGCCGGTGTCCAAGCTGTGTGAGCTTCAATGAAATCACTCCTGTCTCCTGATGCAGGATCCCGTGATCGGAGCAGTCGCTCGCGCCGTTCGCGGATCCTGCACTCGAAATCCCTCATGAGAAGGACACTCATCGAAGCTTTGAGGAAGGATGTGAACTTTGAATCGTGCGTTCGCGAATCACATGCCCTTCGGAAGACCTCAGAGACGTGCCACCCCTGGGCAACCATTTTGTTCGAAAAGACCTCCGTTTGAGAGTCCGGTCGTATGAGCGACGCGTTGCCAATCACGAGGCCTCTGAGTCTGCAAGATCTGCTGGAAGGCTTCGGATCGGTCTCCGCGCCGCCTTCGAAAGGCGAGCAGATGGTTCACCGACTGTTGCAAAAACAGCGGGAGCTCTCGGCCGTCGAACTCTTCGCAAAGGAGCACGCCGGTGGGACGATCAACGGCAGCAAATTACCCGATCAGGCCCGTTTCTATGCCAGTCTGCTGCCTGCGACGCCCGTGGGCCCGGGGCAGCAGTACGGCTTCGAAGTCGATCTCGATCGCTGTTCGGGTTGTAAGGCCTGTGTGACAGCTTGCCACTCTCTGAACGGGTTGGATGATT is a window of Planctopirus limnophila DSM 3776 DNA encoding:
- a CDS encoding MFS transporter, coding for MTTSAKATSIRLWDFKTPPMRAFHMSWFAFFLCFFAWFGIAPLMPVVRDEMHLSKDQVGWCIIGSVAITVLARLYVGWLCDRIGPRLAYSGLLVLASIPVMGIGLAHDFTTFLMFRIAIGAIGASFVITQYHTSIMFAKNCVGTANATTAGWGNLGGGVTQMVMPTLFALLMVAFGLSTASSWRFCMLLAGVVCAITGIAYFFLTQDTPEGNFAELRATGKMSQKSAVKGTFQEACRDYRVWILFLVYGACFGMELTLDNIAALYFIDYFEELKTADPVYALGIAGFVAGLFGSMNLFARALGGIASDRCAAKWALSGRVRCLFIVVLLEGMALMLFSQARTLQFAIPAMLLLGLFVKMSNGATYAVVPFINKRALGSVSGIVGAGGNAAAVAAGFLFKSSVVSWPTALFILGVIVTLVSVSILAIRFAPQIESEEATLPILTGDEAAPVLPAGVQAV